TGATGACCGAGACCCTGACCTCGGGCGGCAGAAGTCCCCGCGCCAGAAGGCTGTTCGCCCGCCCGGAGACCGGGGCGGCGGTGGCCGCGCTGGTCATCCTGGTGTTCTTCCTGGCGGTCGCGCCGGCCTTCCGCTCGGCCGACTCGTTCTTCACCGTGCTCTACCAGTCGTCCACCATCGGGGTGGTCGCGACCGGCGTGGGGCTGCTGATGATCGGCGGCGAGTTCGACCTGTCGGCCGGGGTGATGGTGACCACCGCGGGCCTGGCCAACTCGATGTTCTGCTGGTGGTTCGGCATCGACCTGTGGGTGGGGGCACTGCTCAGCCTGGCCCTCTGCCTGTTCATCGGGTTCCTGAACGGCTATCTGGTGATGCGTACCGGCATCCCCAGCTTCCTGATCACACTCGGCACCTTCTTCGTGCTCCAGGGCGCGAACCTGGGTCTCACCAAGGTGATCACCGGCTCGGTCACCGCGCCGGACATCTCTCGCATGGACGGATACGGCTTCCTCGGAAAGATTTTCGCCTCCAGCTTCGAGGTCGGCGGGGTCACCGTCTGGGGCACCGTGTTGTGGTGGCTCGCCTTCACCGCCCTGGCCGCCTGGGTGCTGCACCGCACCCGCACCGGCAACTGGGTGTTCGCGGTGGGGGGCAGCGCCGACAGCGCCCGGGCGGTCGGCGTACCGGTGGACCGCACGAAGATCGGCCTGTTCATGGCGGTCTCGTTTCTCGGCTGGTTCGCCGGCATGCACACGCTGTACCGGTTCAACACGCTCCAGGCCGGCAACGGTGTGGGCAACGAGTTCCTCTACATCATCGCCGCCGTGGTCGGCGGCACGCTGCTCACCGGCGGCTACGGCAACGCGATCGGCGTCGCGATCGGCGCGTTCATCTTCGGCATGACCAGCCTGTGCATCGTCTACGCGGGCTGGGACCCGAACTGGTTCAAGGCCTTTCTCGGCGTCATGCTGCTGCTGGCGGTGCTGGTCAACCTGTACGTCAAGGGGCTGGCCACCTCCGCCGGCCCGGCCCGGAAGGCGGAGGCTCCGTGAACCTGATCCAGATGACCGACGTGGGCAAGAGCTACGGACCGGTGCGGGCGCTGCACGGGATCAGCCTCGGGGTCGCGGCCGGCGAGGTGACCTGCGTGCTCGGCGACAACGGGGCGGGCAAGTCCACGCTGATCAAGATCATGTCCGGCCTGCATCCGCACACCGAGGGGCAACTGCTGGTGGACGGCGAGGAGCTGGTGTTCTCCTCGCCGCGTGAGGCTCTGGACCGGGGCATCGCCACGGTGTACCAAGACCTCGCGGTGGTTCCCCTGATGGAGGTCTGGCGCAACTTCTTCCTCGGCGCCGAGCTGCGCAGTGGCCGTTATCCCCTGGCCGGCCTGAGGATTCGCGAGATGCGCCGGATCGCCGAGGAAGAACTGCGCAAGATGGGCATCGCCGTCCACGACATCAACCAGCCGATCGGCACCCTGTCGGGCGGGCAGCGGCAGAGCGTGGCCATCGCCCGGGCGGTCTACTTCGGGGCCCGGGTGCTGATCCTCGACGAGCCGACGGCCGCGCTCGGCGTGAAACAGTCCGGCGTGGTGCTGAAATACACCGCCGCGGCCCGGGACGCCGGGCTCGGCGTCGTGTTCATCACCCACAACCCGCATCACGCCTATCTGGTCGGCGACCACTTCGTGGTGCTGAAACGCGGCCGCATGCACCTGGACTCGCGGCGCGATGCGATCACGCTGAACGACCTGACCCAGGAGATGGCCGGCGGGGACGAACTCGACGCGCTGGCCCACGAGCTGCGCCGGGAGGACCCCGCCTGACCGGTCCGCTGCGCGTCGCCCTGGTCGGCGTCGTCCACCATGATCTGTTCCTGCCCGAGCTCGTCGCCGCCCGCAGGATCATTGCTCCCGGCGAGCCGGGCGCAGTGCGGGCTGGCACGGTGGAGAGCATCCCCGGCGCGCCGGTGCCGACCGAACGCGCCGGTGCCTCCACCGTCTGACCAGGGGCGTGGCGGCGCCGGCCGATCCGGGCCTGCCCGCGTTCTCACCGGTGGCGCGCGGAAGACTGTTCCCGCCGCCGGTCTAGACCACGGCGTAGGCCCGCAGGAATGTGTCCACCCCGGCCCGCACCGCCGCCTCGAAGTCTTCGGCGCTGATTCGCTGGGTGCCCAGAACGGTCAGTTCAGGCAGCTCGGCGTTGGCCAGCACGACGAATTGCCGTGCCGCCGTGCCGGGTTCGCCGATGTGCAGGTATCCGGCGTTGCCCAGCATCGCCATCCGCCCCGCCAGTGCCTCGTGGACCGGTCGGACCGCCCGGGTCTGGACCAGTTCGAAAATGTCCGGGTCGCGCCCGATCTCGGCCACGATCATCCGGTCCAGAAACACCGAGCACGGGCTGAGTGAGCAGTCGGCCAGGGCCAGGCCGAGCTGGTAGAGGCTCTCCCGCCAGCCGTCCGGCGTCAGGTCCATCGCCAGGATGGCACCCAGCGACGCCTCGTTCTGCTGCTGCGCCGAGTCGGCCACGGACTCCCGGAACAGCTGGTCCTTGCCACCGAAATGGCTGTACACGGTCGGTTTGGAGACGCCCGCACGGGAGGCGATGGCGTCGATGCTGGCCCGCTCGTAACCGTCTTCGCCGAAGATCGGCGCGGCGGCGTCGAGGATGTCGCGTCGTCTGTTCCGAGGTGCCACGCAGTTGATTCTAGAACCAATTTCCTCTGACGTCCCGGGCAACACGTCCGCACTTGGCGGTTGGATTGGTTTAACTCATCGGTTTAGTTTGACTGCCATGGCAGTCAAGGAAGCTGACTGGCGGCCGCTGGCCGCAGTGGCCGGCGCGGCCCTGCTCGTGGTGCTCGACGGCACCGTTGTGGCGGTCGCCCTGAACTCGCTCGCCACGTCGTTCCAGGTCCGGCTCGACCAGGTGGTCTGGGCCACCACGGCCTATCTGCTGGCGGTCGCCGCCGTGCTCCCGGTGCTGGGCCGGCTGACGGCTCGGCTGGGGGCGCGCCGGGTGTTCGTGATCGGGTTGCTGGTGTTCCTGGCCGGTTCCGGGCTCACGGCGCTGTCCTGGTCGGTGCCCGCCCTGGTGCTGTTCCGGGTGGTGCAGGGCCTGGGCGGCGGCCTGGTCGAGCCGACCGCGATGACGCTGGCGGCCGGCCTGGCCCCGGCCGGCCGGATGGGCCGGGTGATGGGTGTGATGTCGACGGTGGTCAACGTCGCGCCCGTGCTCGGCCCGCTGGTGGGTGGTCTGCTGCTGGAAACCGGCCACTGGCAGTGGATCTTCGTGATCAACCTGCCGCTCGGCCTGGTGGTGCTGGTCGCCGTCCTGGCCGCCACGCGTGCGGATCCGATCATGCCGGATCCGGCCCGGGCAGAGCCGTCCGACGCGCCACGGCCTGACCTGCCACGGCCTGACGCGTCGCGGGCCGATGTGCCGGGTCTGGTCATGCTCACCGCGGGTTTCGTGGCGGTGTTGCTGGCCCTGAACCGCTCCGGCGAGGGCGGGGCCGACCCGGCCGTGGTGCTGATCGGCCTGTCCGGAGCGGCGCTGCTGGTGCTCTACGTGCCGTACGCGCTCCGGCTGCATCGTGCGCCCGCTCTCGACCTGCGGCTGTTCGCCCGTCCCGGCTTCGGTCCCGGCCTGGGCGTCATGGGCCTGGTCGGGCTGGTGATGTACAGCCAGATGGCGTCGCTGCCGCTGTTCGCGGCCGAACGTTTCGGCCTGGCCGGGCTGAGGCAGGGCGTGCTGGTCAGCGCCCTCGGGATCGGTCTGCTGGTGTCGATGAGCGTGGGCGGCCGGCTGAGCGACGGCGTCGGGGCCCGGCCGCTGGTGCTGAGCGGTTCGGTCGTCACCCTGGCGGGCGCCCTGGTGTTCGCCGCCGCGCACGCCAGTCTGCCGCCGGCCGCGCTCTACGCGCTGTTCGTGGTGATCGGCCTCGGCTTCGGGGCCACGGCGGCGCCCACCGTGGCCGGTGTGTTCCGGCTGCTGGGGCCGGGGGAGCAGGCCGCGGGCAGCACCGCGCTCTTCATGACGGTGCAGTTCGGCGCATCCCTCGGGGTGACACTGCTCGGCCTGCTCCAGACCGTCACGGACGACTGGGTGCGCTGGTTGTTCCTGGTGGTCGCGCTGGCCCAGGCGGCGGTTTTCGCGCTCGGGACGCGGCTTTCCGCGGATGTTTCACATGAACCCGATCAGGTCTTGTCGACCAGTGGGCAGCCTCCGCACTTGTCTTCGTCCTGACGGTAGAACAGGCAGCACATGCCGCGCACCGGGTCGAGGTACTGGACGGCCAGCTCGGTGCGGGCGAACCGGACGGTGCCCCGCCGCCGGATCGGCGCCCCCTCGGCCACCAGCGCGTCGAGGAAGAGCTGCCCGGCCGCACGGCCCGCCTCCTGGTCGCCGCCGGCCAGCAGCGGGCTCTTGGTGGCGGGCCCCAGCACCGAGTCGGCCACCTGGTTCCACATCGCGACCTTGCCGTAGCGGGTGTGTGCGTGGATCCGCTCGATCAGCGGGGCGAGCGTGTCGTGGGCTCCGCGGGCGGCCCAGGCTGCCAGGGCCGGCAGGTCTTCAGCGGTGGTGACGCCGGACGATCCGGCCAGCGGGTCGGAGGGGAGGACGGCGAGACGCCGGGAGCGCACGGCGATCTGCTGCACCAGCCCGTCGTCGTCCAGGCGCATCATCAGGGACGCCGGGCCGGTGTCGTAGGCCTGACCCGCCACCGCGATCGCGATACCCAGCCGGCCTGCGGCCGCGTAGCCCAGGCTGCCGATCAGCCGGGCCCCGAGCACCGCCGGGCCGTGGTTCAGGTGCGGGCCCTTCGACGCAAGCATGGCTTGGAGCACCTCACCCGGAGTGAACCACCGGCCCGTCGCGGTGACCGGGTCGAACGGCGGTGCCGCATAGGAGTGGGGCGATGCCGGATCGAGCTGGGTGAGGCGGTCGGCCAACGTCGCTACCTGGTTGACACTGGTCACTGCATGTGAAGTGTGGGTAGCTCGGTGGCATGCCGTAATGGCATTGTGAACTGCCATGACGGCGCCTCCTTCGAGATCTCCGGAATCACTGCGCGCAACCACTATAAGGTAAGGCTAGCCTTATGGATGCAGAAGGCAGGCGTCGTCTCAACGGGGGTCCAGGTGTTGCCGGAAGTGTTCGTCACCTTCCCGTCGGGTGCTGCGGGCCCGGTCTTGAGGGCGGAATCGGGTGACACTCAGTCATGGCGCGTCGGCGTTGTGCCAGGTCGGGCCGGTGAGTGCGACCGGGGTACGCGATGGGCGCTGTCCGGCGCGGCGCGGCTCGTGCTGGAGTGATCCACATGGTTCCTGTTGTCCTGCTCGCCCGTAACCCCACGGACTCCGTCACCCACGGGCTCCTCCCTGCCGCCCACGACCTGGGTTTTCCGGTCCGGGTGCTGACCGACGACCCGGATGCGCACCGGCGGGCGTACGCCGGTGCCGCCGACCGGATCGGTACTCCGGAAGTGCTGGCGTGCAACGTGTTCGACGTCCGTGCCGTGCTCGCGACGATCGAGACCACCGGAACGCCGTCGGCGGTCATCAGCAACAGCGACCACCTCCAGGTGCAGACCGCCCTGGTGGCCGACTATCTGGGCCTGCCGGGCAAGGACTGGCGTTCGGCCCAGCGGGCCCGCGACAAGGGCCTGATGCGCGCGCGGCTGCGTGCCGGCGGCCTCGACGACACCTTCTGCCGCCGTCTGGTGCCCGGCGATGCGGAAGCTCCTGCGACGGACGATGCTCAAGTTCCTTTCCCGGTGGTGCTCAAACCCGCAGAAGGCGTGGCGAGCGAGGACGTCGTGCTGGTGCGCGACCGCGCCGAACTGGCCGAACGGGTAAGGGAAATCAGGTCACGGCGCGATGGCGACCTGCTGCTCGAAGGGCTGCTCGACGGTCCGTTGCACACCCTGGAGACGTTGGGAGACGGTGAGCGACTGCGCGTGCTCGGCGGCTGGCAGACCCGGGTGTCGCCGCCGCCGTACTTCATCGAGGAGCGCCTGACCTGGAACCCGCAGCCGGATCCTGCTGTGGTGACGTCGGTGCTGGACCAATTGACGCAGCTGGGTGCGGGTTTCGGGGCGTGTCACACCGAGTTCGTGGTCACGGAACGGGGGCCCCGGCTGGTCGAGGTCAACGACCGGCTGATCGGCGACCACTGCGACTTCGCGATGGCGCGGCTGATCGGTGAACCCTTGTTCCACAACCTCTTCCGGTTGCTGATCGGCGAGCCGCTGAAGGACCCTGAGGTCGCCCCGGTGCACCGCGCCGGCCTGGTGCACTGGATTCTGGTGGACGGCGACGGCGAGTTGCGCCGCGCACCGCAGGCATTCAGCGAGACCCGGGGGGAGTATCGGCTGGATTACCGGCCGATGCAGGCCGTCGGCACGAAGGTACGGGTGACCGGCACGAACCGGGACTACCTGGGTTCGGTCACGGTCACCGGCCCCGACGCCGCGGGCGTCGAGGCCGTGACGGCGGAGTTCGTGTCCGGCGGCCACTGGGTGATCGGGTGAGGCCGCAGCGGCGGTCCGCCCCGCCCCAGGTGCCGGACTGGGAACGTGACCTGGTGCTCCGCCTGGGCACGGCGTTGTTGCGTGAGGACGTCGCGGGGCTGCGCAGCCGGGCCGAACTCCTGCCGGTGGCGCGGGCGCGGGTGGCCGGGCAGCCTTCCGGACCCCGCTCGGCCATCGGCTGGACCCGTCGCGAGGAGAGCCGGCAGACGCAGCCCGACCTGTGGCTGGCCCTGAATGGGCTGCGGATGCCGGTGCGGGTCGGCTCCCCGGCCCGCGGTGACCTGATGAGCGACCTGGTCATGCGGGAGCCACGGGTGATCCGGGTCAGCCCGACCGGCCGGTCCGAGGCCTCGCGGCTCGGCGCGGTGATCCGCGCGGTGCAGACCGAGCTGCTCGCCGGCGTGGCGCCCGACCTGGCGCGGGAGTTCCGGGCCGGTTTCCAGGCCTTGCTGACCGAGGCCCGGGCCGCGGCGCTGGGGGCGGGTCTACGGCATCGCAGGCGGTCCGTGGTGCTGGGGGAACTGCGTACGGCGTGGCCCGAGGCGGGGACGACGGTGGCCGGCTCCGTGGTGGGTGGGGCCGCCGACGAGGTCACGGCCGAGTCCTGGCGGGTGGCCGAGGCTCTCGCCGCGCACCGGGACCATCCGGTCTACCCGTTCTCGATCGCCCGGGTCGGCCTGGACCGAAACAGCCTGCGCCGCTGGGCTCCCGAGCACGCGCCGCGATTCGGTCTGCGCTGGGTGTCCGTGCCGCGTGAGCAGGTAGCCACATCGGGCGATCTCCCGGCGTGGTGGCCCGAAACCGCGCCGTTCGACCCACTTCCCGCCGTGCCGCTCGCGGCCGAACCGCCCCCGGGCCGCCTGGCCCTTCCCGTGCACCCGGCGATGTCTCCCGAGCTGCTGGGACAGGTCCTGTCCGGCATCTCCTGGCAGCCTCTTCCCGCCCCCAGACTCCAGGTGCGGCCGACCCTCTCGATGCGCACCGTGATGCCGGAGGCCGACCCGTCGGTCCACCTCAAGGTCCCGCTGCCGATGCGCACCCTGGGCCGGCTCAATCTGCGCCTGGTCAGCCGCGCCTCGCTGGCCGACGGCGCGGTGCTCACCCACAGCCTCCGGGCACTGCTGGAGCGGGACGACCGGTTCCGCCACACCGTGCTGACCGCCGACGAGAGCACCTGGCTGCACGCGGACCCGCACCTGGCGGTCCTGGTCCGGCGCTGGCCACGCCTGCCGGGCGCCCGGGTGGTACCGGTGGCCGGACTGACAGCCCGGGGCTGGGACGGGCGCATGCTCATCGACGTCCTCAGTCGGGAGTTCTTCGGCGGCGATCTGGACGCACTGCTCGATACCTACCTGCGCACGCTCCTGACCTGGCAACTCGCCCTCTGGCTGCGCTACGGCATCGTGCACGAGGCGCACCCGCAGAACGTGCTGGTGGTGCTGGACCGACCGTCCGGCCGCCCTCGCCTGCGCCTGCTCCTGCGTGACCTGGACAGCTGCCTCGTCGACCCGGAGCTGGCCGGCCCCGCGCTGGGGGAGGCCGCCCCGGGCGGGCTCACCGATCACCGGCTGATCTCGAAGGACCCCGTCGACCTGGCGGCCATGTTCGTCACCACCACGCTGCACCAGTGCGTGGCCTCGGTGCTGATCGAGACCGCGACCGGGACGGACCGGCCGGTCGCCTCCCTGCTCGCCAGGGTCAGGCCCCTGCTGCGGGAACTGGCCGAGGAGCACCGGACCGCACGTGACACCGCACTTCTCACCTCAGGAATCATCAGGGCGGAGAGACTTCCCGTGAAACGGACCCTGACCGCCGCCACCCTGCTGCCGAAATCACGCACCGGAGCTGCCGACGTGAACAAGTTCTACGGCGCCGACGCGCCCAGTTATCTGTGAACGCCCGCACGACACCGGCCCTGTCGCCGGACCGCACGGAACTCCGGCTGGTCGACCACACCGCCCGGGACCCGGACGCCGACGCGATCACGATCGTCGCGCTGCTGAACTGCCTGGTCCGGGAGGTGTCCGGACCGGCCGGCGCGGTGGAGCCGGACGGCACCGACCGGGCCCGCATCCGGCTGGAGAACACCGGCCGGCTGCTGACGGCCGACCTCGGCCGGCCGCTGGGTGATGTTTCCCGTGGAACATCACCCCCGCGCTTCACCGGTGCGGTGCACCTCGTCACCGATCGTGAAAACCGGCTCGGGTGGCGGGAACTGCTGACCCTGGTGGATGCCGAGCTGACCGCCGTCACCGGCTCCTCGGCCACTCACCTGACCGGGCAGATCGAGTCGTCCCACCGGCTGCTGACCGAGGCGCTGCGGCACCGGCCCCCGGCCTCCGCCACCGACACCGCCTCGGCCTACCTGGACCTGGAGCAGTCGCTGCTGGCCGGGCACCGCTACCACCCGGCACCCAAGGCGCGCTCCGGGCGTCCCGAAGAGGTGTTGCGGTACGCGCCCGAGCTGGGAGCCCGGTTCCAGCTGCACCACCTCGCGGTGCGGTCCGAACTGTTCCGGGCGGTCCAGGCTCCCGGCCCGGTGATGACGCACGACGTCGCCCCGGCCGGTTACCGGCTGCTGCCCGTGCACCCCTGGCAGCACGCCATCCTGTCGCGCGGCGAGGAACTGCCCGCCGCCCTGGCCGACGGCCGGGCGATCGACCTCGGACCGAGCGGTCCATGGATGCGCCCCACCTCGTCGGTGCGCACGGTGGCCGCCGACGGCTCAGGTTTCGTGAAACTCAGCCTGAGCGTGCTCATCACGAACTGCCTGCGGATCAACTCCTGGCACGAGGTGCAGGCCGCGGTCGGGCTCGCCGGACTGCTCGAGCCACTGCGACGCGAGCTGGCCGCCCGCTTCCCGGGGACCGTGCTGCTGCGCGAGACCAGGGGGATCACCGCCGACCTCGGCCCGGGCACGGCCGACCAGCTCGGCGTGATCTACCGGGAGGGACTGGCGGGCCGCCTGCGTGCGGGCGCGCTGCCCGTCCCCGCGGCCGCGCTGGCCGAGCCGGTGCCGCACCCGACACTGGCGGCTCTGCTCGACCGGCTCTCCGCCGACCGGGCCCTGCTGCTCGAATGGTGGCGGCGCTACCTGCGGCACCTGCTGCCGCCGGTGCTGTACGCCTATGCCCGGCACGGCGTGGTGTTCGAGGCGCACCTCCAGAACGTCGTGGTGGCCCTGGCCGGTGACGGCATGCCGGTCCAGCTGGTGCTGCGTGACCTGGAGGGCGTCAAGCTGCTGACCGAGCGCCGCGCCGGCGACCTGGCCGCCATGCCCGAGCCGGTGCGCGGGCACGTCGGCACCCCGGCCGGGCGCGGCTGGGACCGGGTGGCCTACTGCCTGCTCGTCAACCACGTCGGCGGCCTGATCGCCGCGCTGGCCGACCGGGACCCGGGTGCCGAGCAGGCGCTCTGGGACGCCGTTCGTGACGCGCTCCGCGAGGTCGAGCCGTTCGACGAGCTGGAGGCCGTGCTCGCCGGTGAGCCGGTGCCGGCCAAGACCAACCTGCTCACTCGCTGGCGGGCCGCCGCCGACCGGGACAGCGGCTACGTGCCGCTGCACCTGCCTCTGGGTTGACCCCCGCGTCAAGCAGAACTGGCCCTGCCGGAAGGATTTCCGACAGGGCCAGTTCTGATGGGCTACTGACTGACCGGGAAGAACAGCTGCGTGTAGCGCTCGCTGGTGGCCGCGTAGAAACCCTCGGGCCACTTGCCCGCAGCCGGCTCGGCAGCGGTCTCGCCGGAGCCGGAGCCCAGCACCCCGCTGCCCCGGATGATGTACTTGTCGCCGTTGGTGATCAACGCCATCTTGGCCTCGCTGGCGGTGGTGTTGTTGCCGCAGCGCGAGGACCAGCCCACGATCACCTCGGCGTAGCCGTCGCTGTCGAAGTCGCGGATCTGCATGATCTGCGAGTCCTGCTTGGCGAAGGCGGCCTGCCCACCGGCCCGGCCGCTGTTGCACTGCGGCAGGTCGGGGTCGGTCATCGAGCGCAGCACCCTGGGGTCGCCGCCGTCTTCGAGCCCGGACGCCTGCACCACCTTCAGGGTGGTCTTCTGCTTCGACGAGGGGACCTTGATCGCGGCGACCAGGTTGAGACCGTTCTTGTCTTCCCACTGGAACGCCTCGACCACTGTGCCGCCGGCGCTCGCCCCCGCCTTACGCAGCAGGTTCTGGGCCTTGAGCTGCTTGACCGACTTCAGGCCGGTGGCGTCTTTACCGGTCAGGGTGGTGGTCGGGTCGGGTGCGCTGGTGGTGTTGTCGCTGTTGCCCCCGCCCAGGCCGCTGAGCAGCGCGACCAGCACGATCAGCAGCACGACCAGTCCACCGGCCACACCGAGCAGCACGAACCGGGCCTCCGGCTTCTGCACGCTGAGGAACCGCTGGAGCGGGCTCTCCGGACCGTCGGCGCCGGGCTGTGCGGCTGGGCGGGGAGCCGGGGCCGGCTTGGCCTGGGGGGCCTGCGGGGCACGCCCCTGCCGGGCCAGTTCCTCGTCGGGCAGCGGGATCGGGCCGCTGAACGTGGCCCAGATGTCGCCGTTCTGCGGCGGGGCGTAGGCGTTGCGGTCGGCCGGCACCGCGGCGCGCCGGCTCACCGGGTTCTTCGGTGGCTTGGGCGGCTTCGGCGGGGCGGGCGGCGGCTCGGGAGCTGCCACCCGGCGGACCGGTGACCTCGGCGGACGGGGAGCGGGCGGCGGCACGGCCGGGGACTGCGGGCCGGCCGGCGACCCCGCGGAGCCCGGGTCGTACGGCTGGTCCAGGTCGTCGCCGATCAGCGGGAGCGGCATGGTGCTGGCCGCGTTCTGCGGATGGCTACGCGGATCCGCCGGCGCCTGCGGAACCGGGGTCGACTCGGCCCACCCACCCTGCGACGGCACACCGGAATCCGGCGCGGCGTAGGGCGGATCGGCCGGCGCGCGGCCGGTCTGCTGTGCGTTCCAGGAGGGAGCGAAGTCGGCCGGTGGCATGACCGCCGGCTGAACGGGCTGGGCCGGACGCGCCGGAGACGGCTGGCCCTGTGGCGACTGATCGGTCGCCCCGGGCCGGTAGATCTCCGTGTCGTACGGGTCGGACCCCTCTTCGGTGTCCTGGGACGGTCCGGAGGGTCTGGGTGAGGTGTCGCGGTCTTCGTCGCGAGTCTGCACCCGACCTGGCTCCGGCGGGCGGGTCCACCAGGGCCCCTGCTCGTCGTCCACGTGCCGTTACCCCTTCCACAGCCACTTCGAACCACCGACCGCCGGCTGTTTCCGGCAGACGGCTCACGTGGCTCTCGACCAACGTCGATCCTCCCACGCTCACCTGGGTCTTGCTGCCCGCCGCCCGCATGTGCGGTCAGGAGAACCGCTGGAGCACGAGTCCGGGCTAGGACCGAATACTTTCAGTCACCGTCCGGAAGGACCAGGTTGAGAACCATGCTCACGAACGTCACCACTACCGCGGCGCCGATCGCGGACCAGAAAAAATCATCGATCGTGAACGAGATGTTCAACTGGTCCGACAGCCACGCCACGAGCTCCAGCATCAGGGCATTGACGACGAAAGCGAACAAACCCAGTGTGAGGATGTAAAACGGCAAAGAAAAGAGCTTCACGACCGGTTTGATGATCGCATTCACCACACCGAAGATCGCCCCGACCACGACCAGGGTCAGGACGGTTTTCCCGGTACTGTCGCCAGACACCTCGACGCCCGGCACGACCGCGGTGGCGACCCAGATCGCCACCGCATTCACCAGAACTTTGATCAGGATGCTGTCCACTGGCGGAATCCTGCCAGAGCCGGCCATGCTTCACGACGCCCGAATCGTCACCGGCCGACACTTCTGCGTGATCGAGAAGAGTTTCCGGTGGTCCAGCGGGTGTCGCGAGTGCCGGACGAGGCCATCGCGACAACGGTGAGGATGAGCACGTCACCGGAACCGAACGGACCGGTCCGGTGAATCGGCGGCGCAATCACCGGGACTTCACCGGAAAACCACATGGGTGTGGACCGGGCGATCCATCCGACTCTTGCCGGACCGACCGGTCCGTCCCGGAGAAGCTGCGACAGGCGTCCCTGATCGGACCGGTCGGCCCGGACCCGAACGTGATCCGGACGTGATCCGGACGCGCTGTGGACCGGTCGGTCCGGACTTGGACGCGATCTGGACCGGTCGGCCCGGATCACGCACATGAGCGGGCCGGTGCACCCCGGCGTCGCGGTGTGGACCTGCCGAACTCGGCCCGCTGAGTTCAGGCGGCCCGGCGATCGGGGGCGGGCCACTGTCCGGGCAGGCCGCAACGACGGCCGGTGATCCGGCCGCCGTTCTTCGGGTCACGTGCCTGGTGGACGACGAGAGAGCCCGCTCCCCGCGTCACCGGTTCCGCCGGCGCACCGTCATTCCGCCGCCGCGCGGGCCTGGAGACCGGACTGCGTGCGCAGTTTCTCCTCGGGCAGGAACCAGCTCAGCAGGAAGGCCAGCACCAGCACCGAGGCGCCGATCAGGAACACCAGGTGCATCGAGTCGGCGAAGCCCTCCAGCACCGGCCGGGCCAGCGCCGGGTCGAGCTGGGTGATGAACGAGGAGTCGTCGATCGACAGACCACCTGCGTCGTGCTTCGTCACCAGGTTCACGATCGGCGCGTTGGCCGGGTCGGACGTCACGGACGGGTTCTTCAGCGCCTGGCTGAACGCCGAGCCCGGGTCGGCCGCGGCCTCGCCGATCCGGTCGGAGA
This genomic interval from Kineosporia corallincola contains the following:
- a CDS encoding ABC transporter permease, coding for MTETLTSGGRSPRARRLFARPETGAAVAALVILVFFLAVAPAFRSADSFFTVLYQSSTIGVVATGVGLLMIGGEFDLSAGVMVTTAGLANSMFCWWFGIDLWVGALLSLALCLFIGFLNGYLVMRTGIPSFLITLGTFFVLQGANLGLTKVITGSVTAPDISRMDGYGFLGKIFASSFEVGGVTVWGTVLWWLAFTALAAWVLHRTRTGNWVFAVGGSADSARAVGVPVDRTKIGLFMAVSFLGWFAGMHTLYRFNTLQAGNGVGNEFLYIIAAVVGGTLLTGGYGNAIGVAIGAFIFGMTSLCIVYAGWDPNWFKAFLGVMLLLAVLVNLYVKGLATSAGPARKAEAP
- a CDS encoding ATP-binding cassette domain-containing protein, with protein sequence MTDVGKSYGPVRALHGISLGVAAGEVTCVLGDNGAGKSTLIKIMSGLHPHTEGQLLVDGEELVFSSPREALDRGIATVYQDLAVVPLMEVWRNFFLGAELRSGRYPLAGLRIREMRRIAEEELRKMGIAVHDINQPIGTLSGGQRQSVAIARAVYFGARVLILDEPTAALGVKQSGVVLKYTAAARDAGLGVVFITHNPHHAYLVGDHFVVLKRGRMHLDSRRDAITLNDLTQEMAGGDELDALAHELRREDPA
- a CDS encoding TetR/AcrR family transcriptional regulator, which translates into the protein MAPRNRRRDILDAAAPIFGEDGYERASIDAIASRAGVSKPTVYSHFGGKDQLFRESVADSAQQQNEASLGAILAMDLTPDGWRESLYQLGLALADCSLSPCSVFLDRMIVAEIGRDPDIFELVQTRAVRPVHEALAGRMAMLGNAGYLHIGEPGTAARQFVVLANAELPELTVLGTQRISAEDFEAAVRAGVDTFLRAYAVV
- a CDS encoding MFS transporter, which translates into the protein MAVKEADWRPLAAVAGAALLVVLDGTVVAVALNSLATSFQVRLDQVVWATTAYLLAVAAVLPVLGRLTARLGARRVFVIGLLVFLAGSGLTALSWSVPALVLFRVVQGLGGGLVEPTAMTLAAGLAPAGRMGRVMGVMSTVVNVAPVLGPLVGGLLLETGHWQWIFVINLPLGLVVLVAVLAATRADPIMPDPARAEPSDAPRPDLPRPDASRADVPGLVMLTAGFVAVLLALNRSGEGGADPAVVLIGLSGAALLVLYVPYALRLHRAPALDLRLFARPGFGPGLGVMGLVGLVMYSQMASLPLFAAERFGLAGLRQGVLVSALGIGLLVSMSVGGRLSDGVGARPLVLSGSVVTLAGALVFAAAHASLPPAALYALFVVIGLGFGATAAPTVAGVFRLLGPGEQAAGSTALFMTVQFGASLGVTLLGLLQTVTDDWVRWLFLVVALAQAAVFALGTRLSADVSHEPDQVLSTSGQPPHLSSS
- a CDS encoding (2Fe-2S)-binding protein, with amino-acid sequence MLASKGPHLNHGPAVLGARLIGSLGYAAAGRLGIAIAVAGQAYDTGPASLMMRLDDDGLVQQIAVRSRRLAVLPSDPLAGSSGVTTAEDLPALAAWAARGAHDTLAPLIERIHAHTRYGKVAMWNQVADSVLGPATKSPLLAGGDQEAGRAAGQLFLDALVAEGAPIRRRGTVRFARTELAVQYLDPVRGMCCLFYRQDEDKCGGCPLVDKT
- a CDS encoding ATP-grasp domain-containing protein translates to MVPVVLLARNPTDSVTHGLLPAAHDLGFPVRVLTDDPDAHRRAYAGAADRIGTPEVLACNVFDVRAVLATIETTGTPSAVISNSDHLQVQTALVADYLGLPGKDWRSAQRARDKGLMRARLRAGGLDDTFCRRLVPGDAEAPATDDAQVPFPVVLKPAEGVASEDVVLVRDRAELAERVREIRSRRDGDLLLEGLLDGPLHTLETLGDGERLRVLGGWQTRVSPPPYFIEERLTWNPQPDPAVVTSVLDQLTQLGAGFGACHTEFVVTERGPRLVEVNDRLIGDHCDFAMARLIGEPLFHNLFRLLIGEPLKDPEVAPVHRAGLVHWILVDGDGELRRAPQAFSETRGEYRLDYRPMQAVGTKVRVTGTNRDYLGSVTVTGPDAAGVEAVTAEFVSGGHWVIG